A stretch of Pseudomonas sp. LRP2-20 DNA encodes these proteins:
- a CDS encoding ZIP family metal transporter, producing MPPAHSQSATPPSLLNAWRQQVLSTPWLSAGLGVSLLAVIVLLAASFWNAINGDHADNLHLAALGGLSGFAATALGAVLAVVLRDVSARSQDVMLGFAAGMMLAASSFSLILPGLDAARAITGNGPAAAFTVVLGMGLGVLLMLGLDRFTPHEHESTGPCGPEAERISRVWLFVLAITLHNLPEGMAIGVSFANGDMNIGLPLTSAIAIQDIPEGLAVALALRATGLSNLKAALVAIGSGLMEPLGAVIGLGISTGFALAYPISMGLAAGAMIFVVSHEVIPETHRNGHQTSATLGLMGGFAVMMFLDTALG from the coding sequence ATGCCCCCCGCCCACAGCCAAAGCGCCACCCCACCCTCCTTGCTGAATGCCTGGCGCCAGCAAGTGCTCAGCACACCATGGCTCAGCGCGGGCCTGGGCGTGAGCTTGCTGGCGGTCATCGTGCTGCTGGCGGCAAGCTTCTGGAATGCCATCAACGGCGACCACGCCGACAACTTGCATCTGGCCGCGCTCGGCGGGCTTTCCGGTTTCGCCGCCACCGCCCTCGGTGCGGTGCTGGCCGTTGTGCTGCGCGATGTCAGCGCGCGCAGCCAGGATGTAATGCTCGGTTTTGCCGCCGGCATGATGCTCGCCGCCAGTTCGTTCTCGCTGATCCTGCCGGGCCTGGATGCCGCCCGGGCGATCACCGGCAACGGCCCGGCGGCGGCGTTCACCGTGGTGCTGGGCATGGGCCTGGGTGTGCTGCTGATGCTCGGCCTCGACCGCTTCACCCCGCACGAACATGAAAGCACCGGCCCTTGCGGCCCGGAGGCCGAGCGCATCAGCCGGGTATGGTTGTTCGTGCTGGCGATCACCTTGCACAACCTGCCCGAGGGCATGGCGATCGGCGTGAGCTTCGCCAATGGCGACATGAACATCGGCCTGCCGCTGACCAGCGCCATCGCCATCCAGGACATTCCTGAGGGCCTGGCCGTGGCATTGGCCTTGCGGGCGACCGGGCTGTCGAACCTGAAGGCTGCGCTGGTGGCAATTGGTTCGGGGCTGATGGAACCCCTGGGCGCGGTGATTGGCCTGGGCATTTCCACCGGGTTTGCCCTGGCTTACCCGATCAGCATGGGGCTGGCGGCGGGGGCGATGATCTTCGTGGTGTCCCACGAGGTGATTCCCGAGACCCACCGCAACGGGCACCAGACCTCGGCGACCCTGGGGTTGATGGGTGGGTTTGCGGTGATGATGTTTCTCGATACCGCGCTGGGCTGA
- a CDS encoding DUF3509 domain-containing protein, whose amino-acid sequence MDLIQEKFVSVFSAYQVATQPRPDGGVLLTLRAADGKVTRRVLTYGQLHSAEQLSWAISAIRRDLAEQASELPVISMLQSQQRFALPTYR is encoded by the coding sequence ATGGACCTCATCCAGGAAAAATTCGTCTCGGTGTTCTCGGCCTATCAGGTTGCCACCCAGCCCCGCCCTGACGGTGGCGTGTTGCTGACCCTGCGCGCCGCTGATGGCAAGGTAACCCGCCGCGTGCTGACCTACGGCCAACTCCACAGTGCCGAGCAGCTCTCGTGGGCAATCAGTGCCATTCGCCGTGACCTGGCCGAGCAGGCCAGTGAACTGCCGGTGATTTCCATGCTGCAGAGTCAGCAGCGGTTCGCGCTGCCGACCTACCGCTGA
- a CDS encoding oxidase, with amino-acid sequence MSILCVFHPSSPDLPNKVLTHHDDIAATLAEQGVRFSHSPLALRVRPGSSQADVLEACREQLDQLMTAQGSVAYALLNRDGLDPTQVDVRDEHVHDSEEVFAMVAGRAQVGMRLGEYVYTVLCEKGDQLVVPAQTRRWVELGDNPFCLALRLFGSEQGTEPRFTGDATARAFLGIDEL; translated from the coding sequence ATGAGCATCCTCTGTGTTTTCCACCCGTCCAGCCCGGACTTGCCGAACAAGGTGCTGACCCACCACGACGACATCGCCGCGACCCTGGCCGAGCAGGGCGTGCGCTTCAGCCACAGCCCGCTGGCGCTGCGTGTGCGCCCGGGCAGCAGCCAGGCGGATGTGCTCGAGGCCTGCCGCGAGCAGCTCGACCAGCTGATGACGGCCCAGGGCAGTGTGGCGTACGCGCTGCTCAACCGTGACGGCCTCGACCCGACCCAGGTGGATGTGCGTGACGAGCATGTACATGACAGCGAGGAGGTGTTCGCCATGGTGGCTGGCCGCGCGCAAGTCGGCATGCGCCTGGGCGAGTATGTGTATACGGTGCTGTGCGAGAAGGGCGATCAGCTGGTGGTGCCGGCGCAAACGCGGCGCTGGGTGGAGCTGGGGGACAACCCGTTCTGCCTGGCGTTGCGCCTGTTTGGCAGTGAGCAGGGTACAGAGCCGCGCTTTACCGGCGATGCGACCGCTCGGGCGTTTCTCGGGATCGACGAGCTTTGA
- a CDS encoding ankyrin repeat domain-containing protein encodes MSAQPTATAMTDDETAAFAEQVFERARQGDAEMLGRLLASGLPANLRNHKGDTLLMLASYHGHHEAVKVLLAHGADPLIANDNGQLPIAGAAFKGDLAMICLLLESGVPVDAAAQDGRTALMLAAMFNRGEILDYLLAQGADPARQDARGATALMAAQTMGAVDTAARLQALAG; translated from the coding sequence ATGTCCGCTCAACCCACCGCTACCGCCATGACCGATGACGAAACCGCCGCCTTTGCCGAGCAGGTCTTCGAGCGTGCCCGCCAGGGCGATGCCGAGATGCTCGGGCGCCTGCTGGCCAGCGGTCTGCCGGCCAACCTCCGTAACCACAAGGGCGACACCTTGCTGATGCTGGCCAGCTACCACGGCCATCATGAAGCGGTAAAGGTGCTGTTGGCCCACGGTGCCGACCCGCTGATCGCCAACGACAACGGCCAGTTGCCCATCGCCGGTGCGGCGTTCAAGGGCGACCTGGCGATGATCTGCCTGCTGCTGGAAAGTGGCGTGCCGGTCGATGCTGCCGCACAGGACGGGCGTACCGCGCTGATGCTGGCGGCAATGTTCAACCGTGGCGAGATTCTCGATTACCTGTTGGCCCAGGGGGCCGACCCGGCGCGCCAGGACGCTCGCGGCGCCACGGCGCTGATGGCGGCGCAGACCATGGGCGCAGTGGACACCGCCGCCCGCCTGCAAGCGCTGGCCGGCTAA
- a CDS encoding MFS transporter codes for MPEIPYWRLSSFYLFYFALLGSTAPFLALYFDHLGFSPARIGELVAIPMLMRCIAPNLWGWLGDRSGQRLLIVRLGALSTLATFSLIFFGKSYAWLALVMALHAFFWHAVLPQFEVITLAHLHGQTARYSQVRLWGSIGFILTVVGLGRLFEWLSLDIYPVALVTIMAAIVVASLWVPNAQPVEQGERRETGGFLRQLTAPGVIAFYICVALMQLSHGPYYTFLTLHLEHLGYSRGAIGLLWALGVVAEVLMFMVMSRVFARFSVQRVLLVSFLLAALRWLLLGNLADEPAVLIFAQLLHAATFGCFHAASIAFVQASFGARQQGQGQALYAALSGTGGALGALYSGYSWKLLGPTFTFGMASAAALAAAVIIATRSKSTRTSSR; via the coding sequence ATGCCTGAGATCCCCTACTGGCGCCTGTCCAGCTTCTACCTGTTCTACTTTGCCCTGCTGGGTTCCACCGCCCCGTTCCTGGCCTTGTACTTCGACCATCTGGGCTTCTCCCCGGCACGCATCGGCGAGCTGGTGGCCATCCCCATGCTGATGCGCTGCATCGCCCCCAACCTGTGGGGCTGGCTCGGCGACCGCAGCGGCCAGCGCCTGCTGATCGTGCGCCTGGGCGCCTTGTCTACACTGGCCACCTTCTCGCTGATCTTCTTCGGCAAGAGCTACGCCTGGCTGGCGCTGGTCATGGCGCTGCATGCGTTCTTCTGGCATGCAGTGCTGCCGCAGTTCGAAGTCATCACCCTGGCCCACCTGCATGGGCAGACCGCGCGCTACAGCCAGGTGCGCCTGTGGGGTTCGATCGGCTTCATCCTCACCGTGGTCGGCCTGGGGCGGCTGTTCGAATGGCTGAGCCTGGACATCTACCCGGTGGCCTTGGTGACCATCATGGCCGCCATCGTCGTCGCCAGCCTGTGGGTGCCCAACGCCCAGCCAGTGGAGCAGGGCGAGCGCCGGGAGACGGGCGGCTTCCTGCGCCAGCTGACCGCGCCGGGGGTGATCGCCTTCTATATCTGCGTGGCGTTGATGCAGCTCAGCCACGGCCCGTACTACACCTTCCTCACCCTGCACCTGGAACACCTGGGCTACAGCCGCGGTGCCATCGGCTTGCTGTGGGCGTTGGGGGTGGTCGCCGAAGTGCTGATGTTCATGGTCATGAGCCGTGTGTTTGCCCGCTTCAGTGTGCAGCGGGTGCTGCTGGTCAGCTTCCTGCTGGCGGCGCTGCGCTGGCTGTTGCTGGGCAACCTGGCCGATGAGCCGGCCGTGCTGATCTTCGCCCAGTTGCTGCACGCGGCCACCTTCGGCTGCTTCCATGCCGCGTCCATTGCCTTCGTCCAGGCCAGTTTCGGGGCCCGCCAGCAAGGCCAGGGGCAGGCGCTGTATGCGGCGCTGTCAGGTACTGGCGGTGCGTTGGGCGCCTTGTATTCAGGATACAGCTGGAAACTGCTGGGGCCCACCTTCACCTTTGGTATGGCCAGCGCCGCAGCGCTGGCGGCAGCCGTTATCATTGCCACTCGTTCGAAATCGACCAGGACCAGCAGCCGATGA